The region GCTGTGATCGCGTTCCTGTACACGAACCAGTTCGGCCGAGCTCTGCTCATTGCATGGTTCGCGGGTACAATCGCGGTCGTAGGAGGGATCGGGACGTCCTTCTACATGGACCTCCCGACGGGTCCGCTCCTGGTGTGCTTCTTCGGGCTCGTTCTCGTCGTGGCTGCTGCACTTCGCCCCATATTGGGCATGAGGGCAGAAGGCGAGATCGTGGTTCGGGCACTCATGGACGAGTCGTCAGACAGCTAGGAAGTCCGGAAGCTGCGCAGTAGCTCCAGATTACGAATGTCTGCAGCAGCACCGTCGTCGCCCTTCGGTGTCTCCAGGATCTTCGGCACGTGGCGAAGACGTTCGTCCGTCATGAGCCTACGGAACGGCGCCTCGCCCAAGGTCCCTGCCCCAATCGTTTCGTGACGATCCTTGCGCGACCCGAACGGATGCTGCGAGTCGTTCATATGGATCAGGCCTAGACGGTCGAGTCCGATGATCTCATCGAATGCATCCCAGACGCCGTCATAGTCATTCACCAGATCGTACCCGGCTGAATACCCGTGACAGGTATCGAAACAGATGCCAACACGATGCCGCTGGGACTCGGGAATACCTTCGATGATGGCCTGGAGGTTCTCGAAGGTGGCCCCCACGCTGGTGCCAGATCCGGCCGTGAGTTCAAGCAACACACGCGTCCCACCCTCAACCGCCTCGAGAGACTCGGTGACTCCTTCGGCGTTCCTCACGAGTCCGGCCTCAGGATCCTTGTCCGTTGCGTTCCCCGGATGCGTGACCATGAAGTCCAACCCCAGCGTACAACACCGCTGCAGTTCGCCCTGAAAACAACGCTGCGACATGCGCCACAACTTCCGGTCTGGAGACGAGAGGTTGATCAGGTAGGAATCGTGAGCGCCCGCGAATACAACGCCATGCTCCTCACGCGCTGCCTTGAAAGCTTCCGCGGTCGCTTCATCGATCTTCGGCTCAGCCCACCGACTCGGTTGCTTAGTAAAGAGTTGGATGTTGGCGGCATTGATCTCCGCCGCGCGGGCTGGAGCGTTTTGCACGCCCCCTCCAGCTGAAACGTGGGCGCCCAATTCGTCTGAGATGGCATTTTTTTCGTTCATGGCCTCGAAGCTCTGCAAAGTTTGCCGAAAGGGGAACGGAAGCCCTGTGCCAAATTTGAATGAACCAAGACTCTAGAAATCCGTCGGTGCCCGTACGTCATTGTACATCAATGTGTTACAGCATCACTGTGCGCTCCACATCGAACATCATCAATCAGGAGGCCTCTCATGCACGTAGCGGCCGACAGATACATCGATTTGAGGGACGGACGGATGGTCCGTACCCCCCCGGCTCCGCGGAACCCGAAGCCCGAACTCATTCAAGTCATCCAATACCAACACTGGTCGTACCAAGATGGGTGGTAGGTGCTTGCACCTATCGTCACCCGTTTCTTGTCACTCGACCTGCCGTTTCGACGTTTTCGTGGAGAAGTGTCCTCGTTTCGTGACAGTCCGAACGGTGGCTCAGACGGCCCGTTTCGGCGGGCACGGCCATGGCGTCTCTGCATAAGTCGTTGTAAAGCAATGTGATGCATGACCATCTAACGGCCAGGGGATTCCCGAGCGCCGAACGGCACACGCATTGCATTTAACCCTCGTACGGCATGGAGCCGTATTCAGCGACACGGGGGTCGGAAGATGTTATTTGCGAGGAACGAATTGAGACTGCAGGGACGGGTGGGCGTGAGGGGACCGGCGCTTTGCCTGATAATGGCACTGATCGCCGTTGCGCTTCTGGCCAGCGAAGGCATAGGCCAGGAGATCCAGTCGGAAGCGTTCGACCTCGTTGGTGCGGTGGTGGACGATTCGAACGGGCAAGCCTTGGCTGGCGCCTTCGTGTCGCTGACGGGCTCCGACTGGGGCTCGATCACAAACGAGAACGGACGCTTCGCGATCCCTGACCTCGGGGCCGGGACCTACTCCATCAGGGCGGAGCAGATCGGCTACGAGACTTTGGTTTGGGAAGGGCAGATCTCTGCTGCAGCCCCGCTACAACTCCGGATGGCGCCTCAGCCCATGATTCTCGAGGGCCTTCAGGTCGTGACAGATCGATTCCAGTCAAGACGGAACGGAAACGCAACCAGTGTGCGCATGTACGACCGCACCGCTCTCACAAGCACATCCCAGCCCACGGTGTTGGACTTCGTGGCTTTCCGAGTGGGTTCGGCACGCGAACGCTGCGCCTCGAATGCCCGTGCCGACATTTGCCTAAGAATCCGAGGCCGAAATGTCGAACCTACGATTGTGGTCGATGAGCTCGAGATCTTAGGCGGAATGGACTACTTGGCAGCAATTGCACCGCACGAACTGCACATGGTGGAAGTGTTCGGCCAAGGTCGACACATCCGCGCGTACACAACGCGTTTCATGGAACGTGCGGCGAAAACGCGACTGCAGCCTGTGACTGTCCTGTTCTAGAAACGCCACCCCGAACAGGATAGCTACGTTGAGGCCGGTCCACCCAAGGGTGGGCCGGCCTCGAACCGCGTAAGCGCTCTCCAATCGTTCTGGGCCCGACGTTCCGCTAGTCGGGCAGTCCCGGCTCGGTCATTCCACGCACGTCGAGCGCCTCGTCGATGTCGACACCCTCTGGCAAAAGGTCCTCACGGACGACGATGTCGCGGACGCTCACATGCTCCTTCGCAGACGTCTTCGCCACGACAGCGGCCCGGTCATACCCGATGTACGGATTGAGTGCGGTCGCGATGGACGGGTTGAGCTCCAGTAGCTGCTGAGCACGGGCTTCGTTGGCTTCGATCCCCACCAAACACTTGTCCGTGAACGCCACCGCGATGTTGGCAAGGAGCGTGATCGACTCGAGTAGCGCCTGAGCCAAAACAGGCATCATGACGTTGAGCTCGAAATTCCCGCGCTGCCCGGCGACTGTGATCGTGGTGTGATTCCCCATGACCCGTGCGGCGACCATCATCATCGCCTCAGACATGACGGGATTCACCTTACCGGGCATGATCGAGGAGCCCGGCTGAATCGCAGGCAGCTTGACCTCATGAATCCCCGACGTCGGCCCAGACCCGAGCCAGCGAACGTCGTCCGCGATCTTCATGAAACTCGTGGCCACCGTGTTGAGGGCACCAGCAGTACTCACAGCGGCGTCCTTCGCGGCCTGGGCTTCGAAATGGTCTTCCGCCTCCCGGAAGGCGATGCCCGTCGCCGCAGCGATGCGCGCGATCGTCTTGGGCGAGAACTCTTCGTGCGTATTGATCCCCGTCCCGGTGGCTGTCCCACCCAGTGCGAGTTCCTCCAGTTCTTCCGCAGCCCGCTTCACCCGAGCAATACCCTTCTCTACCTGCTTGGCATACCCGGCGAACTCTTGGCCGAGCCGCACCGGCGTCGCGTCCATGAGGTGCGTGCGGCCCGACTTGAGGATGCCGTCGAACTCGGTGGCCTTCGCTGACAGCGCCGCCTGCATGTGCTCCAGTCCCGGAACGAGCTCGTGCTCGATGGCGACCCGGGCCGCGACATGAATCGCCGTGGGGATCACATCGTTAGACGACTGTCCGAAGTTCACGTGGTCGTTCGGGTGAACCGCATCGCCGCGAATCTCAGTGGCCAGGTGAGAGACCACTTCATTCGTGTTCATGTTGGACGACGTGCCCGAGCCGGTCTGATAGATGTCGAGCACGAACTGGTCGTCGTAGTCGCCCGCGATGACCTGATCGGCAGCCGCCACGATCGCGTCAGCAATGTCCTGATCGACATGGCCGAGCTCGGCGTTCGTCAGCGCAGCCGACTTCTTGATGAGACCGAGGGCCTCGATGAAGCGGCGACCGAAACGCTGACCACTAATAGGGAAGTTCTCGACGGCCCTCTGAGTCTGGGCGCCGTAGAGCGCGTCCTCCGGGACCTGCATTTCGCCGAGAGAGTCCTTCTCGATTCTGTATCCGTCAGCCATGGGAGCCGTGTCTTTGGTGTCGCTGATGCGAACGTGAAGAGCAGACCCACCGCGGCCTGCCGGCATCACGAAATCTACCCTAGCCTGGAGGGGGTTAAAGGGGCTCGCGGATCAGCGCTTCTTCGGCTGGCTGGGTCGCATCTCCAGGCGGCTCACGTGCGCTTCCTTCGGATACGCCAGTAGCTGCATCACGGCCAAGGCACAGTCATCAACATGCAGTTTCCAAGTACGGCCGCCCTCTGGCTCGTTGCCATTGAAATACGTGTCGACGCTGCCGGGCATCACGATGCTGACCCGCACATCGTCGTAGCGCACGTCGAGCATCATGGCCTCCGTGAGTCCCAGCACTCCGAACTTGCTCGCATTGTACCCGGTGCCGCCTGGGAAAGCATTGCGGCTGGCAAGCGAGGCGATGTTCACGATGAAGCCGTCCCCGCTCGCGCTCAGATGAGGAAGCGCAGCCTTCGAGCAGTAGAACACGCCGCCCAGGTTTACGTCGATCTGGATCTGCCACTCATCGACCGTCATCTCGGATATCGGCTTGAAGATCCCTAGGCCGGCATTGTTCACCAGTAGGTCGAGGCGACCGAATCGTTCAATGGTCTGCGCAACGAGCTGTGCACACTGATCAGGCTTCGCAACGTCGCACACGACCCCGAAAGCCGAGTCCCCGAGTTCAGCGGCAACAGCATGGACCTCAGATTCGTTTCTCGCGCATATCGCTACGGAACCTCCGGCTGACAGGACGTGCTCAGCGACAGTCCGTCCGATACCCTTGGTGCCACCAGTCACGATGGCGACCTTGCCGGTTAGATCCGGCATATTTCGACCTCTCTGTTTTCGCGTGAAGAATGCACTGGCCGACCCAGGCCCCCGCAGGCTATGAGTGTGAACATGACTGAGCAAATTTCGCAACGTGTTGCCCTAGTAACGGGGGCCGCCGTACGGGTAGGTCGGGCCATCAGTCTGGCGGCGGCACGAGCCGGATATGACGTCATGGCTGTCTACCGCTCATCCGCGGCACACGCGGAGTCTCTCCGTGAAGAAATCAACGCCATGGGAAGACGATGTCATACCCTGTCCGCGGATCTCGCCGATCCAGTGGCTTCCGAGGTGGTCGTGTCCACGGTCCAGGCGGAGTTCGGCAGACTCGACCTACTCGTGAATTCCGCAGCGAGCTTCGACAGTAGAGATCTGCTCGACGTGGACGCAGACAACTGGGATCGGGTGATGGCCCTCAACGCGAGGGCTCCGCACTTGCTCGTGCGGGCCGCCGCTGACCTCCTCCGGACATCCCGTGGGAGCGTCGTGAATATCACAGACCTCTCCGCGTTCCAGCCGTGGACCGAATACCCCGCCCACTCGGTAGCCAAAGCCGCTTTGGCTCATCTGACTCGTCTGCAAGCCCGTGCTCTCTCACCTGAGATACGAGTGAACGGGATCGCCCCGGGTGCAGTGCTGCCACCGGACGACTGGCCAGAGGATCGACGGACGGCGCTCGCACAGACCGCGCCGCTCAAAAGAATCGGATCTCCAGAGGACGTGGCCCAGGCCGTCCTCTTCTTCGCGAAGGCAGAATTCGTCACCGGCCAGATCCTCGCCGTCGATGGCGGACGGTTGCTGGGCCCTGCGGGTCCACCTGTTAGCTAGATGCCACCAGGACCCAAGAGGGTCACCGCCCAACGACCCGAGGTCTTGGCACAACGCGATTCCGCTTCCATCCCGCCGAAGTGGTAGAACCTCTCCAACTCGTCTCCCACCTCGACCGCGACCGGCGCGGGAAGAACACCGATGGGGGGCGCCTAATGATTCGTCGGAGCCGGCCTGATTCACCGTCGTTGTCGCAGAGGCCTTGCAGACCAACTCCCGGTTTGTGAACAGATCGAACTCGCAAACACATCAAGGACCGCGAGCCCGTAGGGGCCACAGTGCAAGATCCGATCGGCAACCTGAGGAGTCATGTCCTCGGGATCACGCAGATCGACCCCTACTTTCGGAAGTCTCCCAGCACCAGTGTCTCATCAAGACTCACTCAAGCGCTTGCGGCCCCCTAACCTGGCGGGTGCGCCTCCAACGGCGCGGGCAGTTCGGACCGTGGCGTCCCAAAGCTGCAACGGAAGCCTCGACAGCGCATTGTACGGCATGCCCCACCGGTACGTAACGAATACAATCGACGCACCTCGACGTGGTCGGACCGCTCCCAACCCGGCGGAAACAGGTCGTGGAACTGTTCGATGATCCCCGGCTGGTCAGATCTGAATCCGATGTGGCTGCCGTAGGACTTCATGGTCATCCCTTCCACCCACCCGTGGCGGTCGACGACTTCCATTCAGTCGAAGGTGTAGGAAAGCCTCGGTAGCATATGCATCGCGGTTCGGGGGCATAGGACTCGGAACATCCGTCCGGCACGACCAAGATCGCCACGCGCAGACGCAATCCAAAGTGCCCTCGGAATTAGGCGTCGCGACGCGCGCGGATCATCTCCGCCCTAACGGCCACGCCGTGCATGAGCCCGAGCGCAAAGCGGCCGAAATCCACGACCGCGAGGACGGGGCCGCCCGCGGCCCGACAGCCGGCAACGAATCGACGTAGGCTTTCACCAGGACGCCCCCGCTCCAGCAAACCGCGGATGGCCCACCTCCAATAATGACAGGCCCACCCGCGTGAGATCCAACGGGACTCAACCCCATCAGAGCTGCGCGCAGCGAGTCGTTCATAGAGCGCGTCCACCTGGCGGTACGCTTGGTCCAGGTCACTCGTGAGGCTCCCGCGGCTGAGTCGGTACGATCCCAGCGCTTCACCTACGAACACGACCTCAGAACCTCGAGCCATCCGAAGCCACTGCTCGTAGTCCGCCGGCATGTTCAGGGTCGGATCGAAGGGCCCTGCGGCCTCGTACGCCTCCCGCGAGATCATCACGGTTACCGTGGGGATAAAGTTCTCGACCAAGAGAGGGTGGAGGACTCTGCCCTCGTGCGGCTTCACCCGGCGCGCGTAGCGGCCGAGTTCAGTGCCTTCCGCGTCGATGACTTCACAATCGGAATAACAGAGCCCGATCTCG is a window of Longimicrobiales bacterium DNA encoding:
- a CDS encoding glycosyltransferase produces the protein MSAERAETGDVRPTVSVIMVCYNGSALLPESLAGLKAQSFEDWELVFWNNGSHDGSADLARAFDTRTRVLGGSERLTLGAARGKALQAARGDLIAFLDHDDLWRADKLERQVEIMTGSEIGLCYSDCEVIDAEGTELGRYARRVKPHEGRVLHPLLVENFIPTVTVMISREAYEAAGPFDPTLNMPADYEQWLRMARGSEVVFVGEALGSYRLSRGSLTSDLDQAYRQVDALYERLAARSSDGVESRWISRGWACHYWRWAIRGLLERGRPGESLRRFVAGCRAAGGPVLAVVDFGRFALGLMHGVAVRAEMIRARRDA
- a CDS encoding SDR family oxidoreductase; translation: MPDLTGKVAIVTGGTKGIGRTVAEHVLSAGGSVAICARNESEVHAVAAELGDSAFGVVCDVAKPDQCAQLVAQTIERFGRLDLLVNNAGLGIFKPISEMTVDEWQIQIDVNLGGVFYCSKAALPHLSASGDGFIVNIASLASRNAFPGGTGYNASKFGVLGLTEAMMLDVRYDDVRVSIVMPGSVDTYFNGNEPEGGRTWKLHVDDCALAVMQLLAYPKEAHVSRLEMRPSQPKKR
- a CDS encoding deoxyribonuclease IV, whose protein sequence is MNEKNAISDELGAHVSAGGGVQNAPARAAEINAANIQLFTKQPSRWAEPKIDEATAEAFKAAREEHGVVFAGAHDSYLINLSSPDRKLWRMSQRCFQGELQRCCTLGLDFMVTHPGNATDKDPEAGLVRNAEGVTESLEAVEGGTRVLLELTAGSGTSVGATFENLQAIIEGIPESQRHRVGICFDTCHGYSAGYDLVNDYDGVWDAFDEIIGLDRLGLIHMNDSQHPFGSRKDRHETIGAGTLGEAPFRRLMTDERLRHVPKILETPKGDDGAAADIRNLELLRSFRTS
- a CDS encoding class II fumarate hydratase; translated protein: MADGYRIEKDSLGEMQVPEDALYGAQTQRAVENFPISGQRFGRRFIEALGLIKKSAALTNAELGHVDQDIADAIVAAADQVIAGDYDDQFVLDIYQTGSGTSSNMNTNEVVSHLATEIRGDAVHPNDHVNFGQSSNDVIPTAIHVAARVAIEHELVPGLEHMQAALSAKATEFDGILKSGRTHLMDATPVRLGQEFAGYAKQVEKGIARVKRAAEELEELALGGTATGTGINTHEEFSPKTIARIAAATGIAFREAEDHFEAQAAKDAAVSTAGALNTVATSFMKIADDVRWLGSGPTSGIHEVKLPAIQPGSSIMPGKVNPVMSEAMMMVAARVMGNHTTITVAGQRGNFELNVMMPVLAQALLESITLLANIAVAFTDKCLVGIEANEARAQQLLELNPSIATALNPYIGYDRAAVVAKTSAKEHVSVRDIVVREDLLPEGVDIDEALDVRGMTEPGLPD
- a CDS encoding SDR family oxidoreductase, translated to MTEQISQRVALVTGAAVRVGRAISLAAARAGYDVMAVYRSSAAHAESLREEINAMGRRCHTLSADLADPVASEVVVSTVQAEFGRLDLLVNSAASFDSRDLLDVDADNWDRVMALNARAPHLLVRAAADLLRTSRGSVVNITDLSAFQPWTEYPAHSVAKAALAHLTRLQARALSPEIRVNGIAPGAVLPPDDWPEDRRTALAQTAPLKRIGSPEDVAQAVLFFAKAEFVTGQILAVDGGRLLGPAGPPVS
- a CDS encoding carboxypeptidase-like regulatory domain-containing protein, encoding MALIAVALLASEGIGQEIQSEAFDLVGAVVDDSNGQALAGAFVSLTGSDWGSITNENGRFAIPDLGAGTYSIRAEQIGYETLVWEGQISAAAPLQLRMAPQPMILEGLQVVTDRFQSRRNGNATSVRMYDRTALTSTSQPTVLDFVAFRVGSARERCASNARADICLRIRGRNVEPTIVVDELEILGGMDYLAAIAPHELHMVEVFGQGRHIRAYTTRFMERAAKTRLQPVTVLF